One window from the genome of Pseudomonadota bacterium encodes:
- the hemH gene encoding ferrochelatase, producing the protein MARRLAVVLMNLGGPLGRKDIYPFLLNFFSDKNIIGAPYPLRRMIAKLIASRRSKGAALEAYRELGYKSPLLKNTRAQQEALEAAIKKNLPQGFGAVRVFTTMRYWHPRSGKVVLDVKDYNPSHVVLLPLYPQYSTTTVKSSIEDWQQAAGEHGLVCNTTPVCCWPFQNGFIAASADRIRSAWEKARRLNPHIEYRVLFSAHGLPEKVVKKGDPYQWQCEESAAKIAAATGIENIDWEICYQSRVGPMKWITPSTDEALNKAAQDGKGILVYPHAFVSEHVETLVEIENEYRETARHLGIPDFVRVATAGTHPLFIDGLADLVHYVLDQRPQPALYCGHSRGRICPGTYKNCAYQILKKG; encoded by the coding sequence ATGGCACGCAGACTGGCAGTTGTGTTGATGAATCTTGGCGGCCCTTTGGGGCGCAAAGACATTTATCCGTTTCTGCTGAATTTTTTTTCCGACAAGAATATCATCGGCGCGCCCTATCCTTTGCGGCGCATGATCGCAAAGCTGATTGCTTCACGCCGGTCAAAAGGTGCCGCGCTGGAAGCCTATCGCGAGCTGGGATATAAATCACCTTTGTTGAAAAATACGCGGGCGCAGCAAGAGGCGCTGGAAGCCGCTATAAAGAAAAACCTGCCGCAGGGTTTTGGCGCGGTGCGTGTTTTTACGACCATGCGCTACTGGCATCCGCGCAGCGGTAAGGTTGTGCTGGATGTGAAGGATTACAACCCCTCACATGTTGTTTTACTGCCGCTTTACCCGCAATATTCCACCACAACGGTGAAATCCTCGATTGAAGACTGGCAACAAGCCGCCGGTGAACACGGCCTTGTTTGCAATACGACGCCGGTTTGTTGCTGGCCGTTTCAAAACGGTTTTATCGCCGCCTCGGCCGACCGTATCCGCAGCGCCTGGGAGAAAGCGCGCCGCCTGAATCCGCATATTGAGTATCGTGTGTTATTTTCCGCACACGGGTTGCCGGAGAAAGTCGTAAAAAAAGGCGACCCCTATCAATGGCAATGTGAGGAATCGGCGGCAAAAATCGCAGCGGCAACGGGGATTGAAAATATTGACTGGGAAATTTGTTATCAAAGTCGCGTCGGGCCGATGAAATGGATTACGCCGTCGACGGATGAGGCTTTGAATAAGGCGGCGCAGGACGGTAAAGGCATTCTGGTCTATCCGCATGCTTTTGTCTCGGAACATGTGGAAACGCTGGTTGAAATTGAAAATGAATACCGCGAAACTGCGCGGCATCTGGGTATTCCGGATTTTGTCCGCGTCGCAACGGCGGGAACGCATCCGCTTTTTATCGACGGATTGGCGGATCTTGTGCATTATGTGCTGGATCAGCGCCCGCAACCCGCACTGTATTGCGGACATTCGCGCGGGCGGATCTGTCCGGGTACATATAAAAACTGTGCCTATCAAATCTTGAAAAAAGGATAA
- the hemJ gene encoding protoporphyrinogen oxidase HemJ, with translation MYDWLRALHIIAVISWMAGMLYLPRLYVYHCAAETGSELSETLKIMERRLLRLIINPAMIVTWLLGLSMLYSNPSLLQNPWMHVKLTCLVLMQLVHAFFARSRRNFDADKNTRSQKFYRFANEAPTVLMIIIVIMVIVRPFSG, from the coding sequence ATCTACGACTGGTTAAGAGCGCTTCATATCATCGCGGTTATCAGCTGGATGGCGGGAATGCTGTATCTGCCGCGTCTTTATGTTTATCACTGCGCAGCGGAAACGGGATCGGAGCTGTCAGAAACGCTGAAAATCATGGAACGCCGCTTGCTGCGCCTGATTATCAATCCGGCGATGATCGTCACATGGCTGCTGGGGCTGAGTATGCTGTACAGCAATCCGTCATTGCTGCAGAACCCGTGGATGCATGTCAAACTGACCTGTCTGGTGCTGATGCAGCTTGTACACGCCTTTTTTGCCAGAAGCCGCAGGAATTTTGACGCGGATAAAAATACCCGCTCACAAAAATTCTACCGCTTTGCCAATGAAGCACCGACGGTCTTGATGATTATTATCGTCATTATGGTGATTGTCCGCCCGTTTTCCGGCTGA